Proteins co-encoded in one Canis lupus familiaris isolate Mischka breed German Shepherd chromosome 36, alternate assembly UU_Cfam_GSD_1.0, whole genome shotgun sequence genomic window:
- the TTC30A gene encoding tetratricopeptide repeat protein 30A, with product MAGLGGAHVPDGEFTAVVYRLLRDARYAEAVQLLGAELQRSPRSRAGLSLLGYCYYRLQEFALAAECYEQLGQLHPELEQYRLYQAQALYKACLYPEATRVAFLLLDNPAYRGRVLRLQAAIKYSEGDLPGAKSLVEQLLSAEGGDDSGGDGEPDGQVNLGCLLYKEGQYEAACSKFFAALQASGYRPDLSYNLALAYYSRRQYASALKHIADIIEHGIRRHPELGVGMTTEGIDVRSVGNTLVLHQTALVEAFNLKAAIEYQLRNYEVAQETLTDMPPRSEEELDPVTLHNQALMNMDTRPTEGFEKLQFLLQQNPFPPETFGNLLLLYCKYEYFDLAADVLAENAHLTYRLLTPYLYDFLDAMITCQTAPEEAFVKLDGLAGMLTEQLRRLTKQVQEARHNRDDEAVKKAVNEYDDTLEKYIPVLMAQAKIYWNLENYPMVEKIFRKSVEFCNDHDVWKLNVAHVLFMQENKYKEAIGFYEPIVKKHYDNILNVSAIVLANLCVSYIMTSQNEEAEELMRKIEKEEKQLSYNDPDKKIYHLCIVNLVIGTLYCAKGNYDFGISRVIKSLEPYHKKLGTDTWYYAKRCFLSLLENMSKHMIVLCDGVIQECVQFLEQCELYGRNIPAVIEQPLEEERMHPGKNTVTYESRQLKALIYEIIGWNM from the coding sequence ATGGCCGGGCTGGGCGGCGCGCACGTCCCCGATGGCGAGTTCACCGCCGTCGTGTACCGGCTCCTCCGCGACGCCCGCTACGCCGAGGCGGTGCAGCTGCTGGGCGCCGAGCTGCAGCGGAGCCCGAGGAGCCGCGCCGGCCTGTCGCTGCTCGGCTACTGCTACTACCGCCTGCAGGAGTTCGCGCTGGCCGCCGAGTGCTATGAGCAGCTGGGCCAGCTGCACCCGGAGCTCGAGCAGTACCGCCTGTACCAGGCCCAGGCCCTGTACAAGGCCTGCCTCTACCCGGAGGCCACCCGCGTGGCCTTCCTGCTGCTGGACAACCCCGCCTACCGCGGCCGGGTCCTCCGCCTGCAGGCCGCCATCAAGTACAGCGAGGGCGACCTGCCCGGGGCCAAGAGCCTGGTGGAGCAGCTGCTGAGCGCGGAAGGCGGGGACGACAGCGGGGGCGACGGCGAGCCCGACGGCCAGGTCAACCTGGGCTGTTTGCTCTACAAGGAGGGACAGTACGAAGCCGCGTGCTCCAAGTTCTTCGCGGCGCTGCAGGCCTCGGGCTACCGGCCCGACCTGTCCTACAACCTGGCCTTGGCCTATTACAGCCGCCGGCAGTACGCCTCGGCGCTGAAGCATATCGCCGACATCATCGAACATGGTATCCGCAGGCACCCGGAGCTCGGTGTGGGCATGACCACCGAGGGCATTGATGTCCGAAGCGTTGGCAACACCTTAGTGCTTCACCAGACCGCCCTGGTCGAGGCCTTCAACCTCAAGGCCGCCATAGAGTACCAACTGAGAAACTATGAGGTGGCCCAGGAAACCCTCACGGACATGCCACCGAGGTCAGAAGAAGAGTTGGACCCCGTGACCCTGCACAACCAGGCGCTGATGAACATGGACACCAGGCCTACGGAAGGGTTTGAAAAGCTACAGTTTCTGCTCCAGCAGAACCCCTTCCCCCCAGAGACCTTTGGCAACCTGCTGCTGCTCTACTGTAAGTATGAGTATTTTGACCTGGCGGCGGATGTCCTGGCAGAGAATGCCCATTTGACCTACAGGCTTCTCACCCCCTATCTCTATGACTTCTTGGATGCCATGATCACCTGCCAGACGGCTCCGGAAGAGGCTTTCGTTAAGCTTGACGGGCTGGCAGGGATGCTGACCGAACAGCTCCGGAGACTCACCAAACAAGTACAGGAAGCAAGACACAATAGAGACGATGAAGCTGTCAAGAAGGCAGTGAATGAGTATGATGACACCCTGGAGAAGTACATCCCCGTGTTGATGGCCCAGGCAAAGATCTACTGGAACCTTGAGAATTATCCAATGGTGGAAAAGATCTTCCGCAAATCTGTGGAATTCTGTAATGACCACGATGTGTGGAAGCTGAACGTGGCTCACGTCCTGTTCATgcaggaaaacaaatacaaagaagCCATCGGTTTCTATGAGCCCATAGTCAAGAAGCATTATGACAACATCTTGAACGTCAGTGCTATCGTGCTGGCTAACCTGTGTGTTTCGTACATTATGACAAGTCAGAATGAAGAAGCTGAGGAGTTGATGAGAAAGAttgagaaggaggaaaagcagcTGTCCTACAATGACCCCGATAAGAAAATCTACCATCTCTGCATTGTGAATTTGGTGATAGGGACACTCTATTGTGCCAAAGGAAATTATGACTTTGGTATTTCTCGGGTTATCAAAAGCCTGGAACCTTATCATAAGAAACTGGGAACCGACACCTGGTATTATGCCAAAAGATGCTTCCTGTCCTTATTAGAAAACATGTCGAAACACATGATTGTGCTCTGTGACGGTGTTATTCAAGAATGTGTCCAGTTTCTAGAACAATGTGAACTTTATGGCAGAAACATACCTGCTGTTATTGAACAACccctggaagaagaaagaatgcaCCCTGGAAAGAATACAGTCACATACGAGTCCAGACAGTTAAAGGCTTTGATTTATGAGATTATAGGATGGAATATGTAG